From Kangiella sp. TOML190, one genomic window encodes:
- the hisC gene encoding histidinol-phosphate transaminase: MSCDFTALAGAGVQKLHPYQPGKPISELERELGITNIVKLASNENPIGISAKAQAAMEKEFADMARYPDANGYYLKAKLAERCGVDINQITLGNGSNDVLELIARVFVQPEHEVIFSQHAFVVYPIVTQAIGATAVQIPATDWRHDLAATAKAITPNTCMIFIANPNNPTGTWNNAADLKAFMEKVPTDVIVVVDEAYYEYVEFAEYPQTIPWIKEHPNLIVTRTFSKAYGLAGVRAGYAVANEEITGLINRPRQPFNMNSLALAAAEAVLDDHEYLQRALDVNTAGMEQLIAAFDTLGYGYIPSVTNFITVDMKQDAGPLYNQMLHKGVIVRPVANYEMPNHLRVSIGLEEENAKFIRVLTEMTK, from the coding sequence ATTACACCCTTATCAGCCAGGAAAACCTATTTCTGAGTTAGAAAGGGAGCTGGGGATCACTAATATCGTTAAGCTCGCCAGTAATGAAAACCCTATCGGTATAAGCGCCAAAGCCCAAGCAGCGATGGAAAAAGAGTTTGCCGATATGGCGCGTTATCCTGATGCCAATGGCTATTATCTTAAAGCAAAGCTAGCCGAGCGCTGCGGGGTGGATATCAACCAAATCACCTTGGGTAACGGCTCGAACGATGTTTTAGAGCTTATCGCGCGAGTATTTGTTCAGCCTGAACATGAGGTCATTTTCTCGCAGCATGCTTTTGTGGTTTATCCCATCGTCACGCAAGCGATTGGCGCAACTGCGGTTCAGATCCCAGCCACAGACTGGAGGCACGACTTAGCAGCCACGGCCAAAGCAATCACGCCAAATACGTGCATGATTTTTATTGCTAACCCTAACAATCCGACCGGCACTTGGAATAATGCTGCGGACTTAAAAGCCTTTATGGAAAAGGTGCCTACTGACGTCATCGTAGTGGTCGACGAAGCTTATTATGAATATGTGGAATTTGCAGAATATCCACAAACCATTCCGTGGATCAAAGAGCATCCGAATCTAATTGTGACTCGCACCTTCTCCAAAGCCTATGGCTTAGCGGGTGTGCGCGCTGGTTATGCCGTAGCGAATGAAGAAATCACAGGATTGATCAACCGTCCACGCCAGCCCTTTAATATGAACTCTTTAGCGTTGGCGGCAGCTGAAGCGGTATTGGATGATCATGAGTATCTACAAAGAGCCTTAGATGTAAACACAGCAGGTATGGAGCAATTAATCGCTGCTTTTGACACCTTGGGTTATGGCTATATTCCATCGGTGACTAACTTTATCACGGTAGATATGAAGCAAGACGCAGGCCCTTTGTATAACCAGATGCTACACAAAGGCGTTATTGTGCGTCCAGTAGCCAATTATGAAATGCCGAATCATTTGCGCGTATCGATTGGCCTAGAAGAAGAAAATGCCAAATTCATTAGAGTTTTAACTGAGATGACAAAATAG